A genomic window from Flavobacterium phycosphaerae includes:
- a CDS encoding outer membrane beta-barrel protein — MPKSFYLFLTLFVTSISLAQNTITLKGKVIDGTTKLPIESATVYLTSVRDSSVVDYTITNKLGAFTFKIKKLEKEVFLKVSFISYQDFKEDISSLTSDKDFGTIEMKEAVNALNEVVIKSEIPPIRIKKDTLEFNASSFKVGADANVEALLKQLPGVEISPEGKITVNGKEVSNILVNGKPFFGKDGKIATQNLPAEIIDKVQVTDTKTKAEALTGEASSSEDKTINLTIQEDKNKGFFGKVVAGRGSDKRYESSLLLNYFKGERKVSVLASANNINSIGFSMDEIFDNMGGGRNSSVYYNDDGSFGVNNMRFGGGEGITKSNLIGINYQDKWFKKVDQSGSYYFSNAVNENTNRTNRINLLPTGSTFTNSDSFTKRDSNGHTMNLDFEVKIDSTSSVYVSPKFSRSLAKSRYHKTQITTNEAAAELNSSSNDDYSENENRNFELEASYTKKFNKKNRAIVVNLNTEINRIDNFTNTNSATLFADSTPDDIRKQNRFRKDKIDDVSLEVRYGEPLTDSLRLSLTSEVSAKRDRNNVNTFDFDSGSNDYTNFNAQQSSSTEGKVNSYFPSTGIILSKAKTNGRINFGPEFVNFEAQSNYTGINTIRNRNYVFPRVKGYISHTIGKSKSIYANYEYKMEVPEANQVLPFENLANPLNTIIGNENLKPLQRHIVYFNFNNYDYSSRSGYYLYSGFYWTKNAVVSSTVFDANFKSVTTYENVDKGIMGYMGANWSKSFKKEKRTLRFGSGINFNYNLDQGLTNAVLYESRNLEISPKLSLSWSIDKLITIAPSYTYVYTTTDYKNYIIDNANTFKHNGKIEITSYFPKNFVIGSDFRYTYNSGIAEGFKKDFYLWNVSLGYNFFKDQLLAKVKVYDMLNQNQNTTRNVTSTAIIDSENTVLKRYVMFSLTYKLEKFAGKKKEEGGIFIED, encoded by the coding sequence ATGCCAAAATCATTCTACCTATTCCTCACTCTTTTTGTTACTTCAATTTCCTTGGCTCAAAATACCATCACGCTCAAAGGGAAAGTAATTGATGGAACAACTAAACTGCCCATTGAATCGGCAACGGTTTACCTCACTTCAGTCAGAGATTCTTCAGTAGTTGATTATACGATTACTAACAAGTTGGGCGCCTTTACCTTCAAAATTAAAAAACTGGAAAAAGAGGTTTTTCTTAAAGTTTCTTTTATCAGTTATCAGGATTTTAAAGAAGATATTTCCTCATTAACTTCGGATAAAGATTTTGGCACTATCGAAATGAAAGAAGCAGTCAATGCTTTAAACGAAGTAGTAATAAAATCTGAAATCCCTCCGATTAGAATTAAAAAAGATACTTTAGAATTTAATGCTTCCTCGTTCAAAGTAGGCGCCGATGCCAATGTAGAAGCTCTGTTAAAACAATTGCCCGGTGTTGAAATTTCCCCCGAAGGTAAGATTACCGTTAACGGAAAAGAAGTTAGCAATATTTTGGTAAATGGTAAGCCCTTTTTTGGCAAAGACGGTAAAATTGCTACTCAAAATCTTCCTGCCGAAATCATCGATAAGGTACAGGTAACTGATACTAAAACCAAAGCCGAAGCGCTAACCGGAGAAGCATCAAGCTCAGAAGATAAAACCATCAATCTCACCATTCAGGAAGATAAAAACAAAGGGTTCTTTGGCAAAGTGGTTGCCGGCCGAGGCTCTGATAAACGGTATGAATCGAGCTTGCTGCTCAATTATTTCAAAGGAGAACGCAAAGTCAGTGTTTTGGCATCAGCCAATAATATCAATTCTATTGGGTTTTCAATGGATGAGATTTTTGATAACATGGGCGGTGGTCGCAACAGCTCTGTTTATTATAATGATGATGGAAGTTTTGGGGTTAATAATATGCGCTTTGGTGGCGGAGAAGGGATTACAAAATCCAATTTGATCGGCATCAATTATCAGGATAAATGGTTTAAAAAAGTTGATCAAAGTGGTAGTTACTATTTTTCAAATGCGGTTAACGAGAATACCAATCGAACCAACCGTATCAACTTATTGCCCACAGGAAGTACCTTTACCAATTCAGATTCGTTTACGAAAAGAGACAGTAACGGACATACGATGAATCTGGATTTTGAAGTCAAAATTGATTCAACTTCCTCCGTATACGTTAGTCCTAAGTTTTCCAGAAGTCTTGCTAAAAGCAGATACCATAAAACACAAATCACTACTAACGAAGCGGCAGCCGAATTGAACAGTAGTTCAAATGACGACTATAGCGAAAACGAAAACCGCAATTTTGAGTTAGAAGCCAGTTACACTAAGAAATTCAATAAAAAAAACCGGGCGATAGTTGTCAACCTTAATACAGAAATCAACAGAATAGACAATTTCACCAATACTAACTCGGCTACGCTTTTTGCCGATTCGACTCCGGATGATATTCGTAAGCAAAACCGCTTTCGAAAAGATAAAATAGATGATGTAAGTCTTGAGGTTCGCTACGGAGAACCATTAACTGATTCCTTGCGTTTGAGTCTGACTTCAGAAGTTTCGGCAAAGAGAGATAGGAATAATGTCAATACATTCGATTTTGATTCAGGAAGCAATGATTATACCAATTTTAATGCGCAGCAATCCAGTTCAACAGAAGGAAAGGTGAACAGCTATTTTCCATCTACCGGTATTATTCTTAGTAAAGCAAAGACTAACGGGCGCATTAATTTCGGACCTGAATTTGTCAATTTTGAAGCGCAATCCAATTATACCGGTATTAACACCATCCGAAATCGAAACTATGTGTTTCCGAGGGTGAAAGGGTATATCAGTCATACTATCGGAAAATCAAAATCAATTTACGCCAATTACGAATATAAAATGGAAGTTCCCGAAGCCAATCAGGTTTTACCATTTGAAAATCTGGCCAATCCGTTAAATACTATTATTGGAAATGAAAATTTGAAACCTTTGCAACGCCACATTGTGTATTTCAATTTTAATAATTATGATTATTCAAGCCGGTCAGGCTATTACCTGTATTCTGGGTTTTATTGGACAAAAAATGCGGTGGTGTCTTCCACAGTGTTTGATGCGAATTTTAAATCGGTTACCACCTACGAAAACGTTGACAAAGGGATTATGGGTTATATGGGCGCCAACTGGAGCAAATCATTTAAGAAAGAAAAACGTACGTTGCGTTTTGGTTCAGGCATCAACTTTAATTATAATTTAGATCAAGGTTTGACCAATGCTGTTTTGTATGAATCACGAAACTTGGAAATCAGCCCCAAACTAAGTCTGAGTTGGAGTATTGATAAGCTCATTACCATTGCGCCAAGCTACACTTATGTTTACACTACTACCGATTATAAAAATTATATTATAGACAATGCCAATACGTTTAAACATAACGGTAAAATTGAAATTACCTCATATTTTCCCAAGAATTTTGTAATTGGAAGTGATTTCAGATATACCTATAATTCAGGTATAGCCGAAGGGTTTAAAAAGGATTTTTATCTGTGGAATGTGAGCTTGGGATACAATTTTTTCAAGGATCAGTTGTTGGCCAAAGTCAAAGTGTATGACATGCTCAATCAAAATCAAAACACTACACGAAATGTTACGTCTACCGCGATTATTGATTCCGAAAACACGGTGTTGAAACGCTATGTAATGTTTTCGCTAACGTATAAATTGGAAAAATTTG